One part of the Haliotis asinina isolate JCU_RB_2024 chromosome 2, JCU_Hal_asi_v2, whole genome shotgun sequence genome encodes these proteins:
- the LOC137274664 gene encoding copper-transporting ATPase 1-like isoform X4, which produces MDRTVVVSIEGMTCQSCVKNIENNIAKEKGVLDIKVILEDNEATIKYRPSETSPPVLVEKIDNMGFEAKIKDIQGSAYSRGDNSSEAVIDIVGMTCMSCVHTIENNIGKLDGIYHISVSLEKNCAEVTFDAQKLNASKISSEIDEMGFEAKVRHSNSRNLATRIHVEGMTCQSCVRNIESHIGQKLGVIEIRVSLADKEAFIIYDPKGTNPDKLRDDIDEMGFEASLPPADVVDEFEAIASRKTSGEAECVIDIEGMTCGSCVKNIESNISSKRGIKGIKVSLENKNGVVKYDPSVTDAGKIAEMIDDMGFGATVAEGGGSTEGLATVLINIRGMTCNSCVKTIEGKMAEHPGVKNVKVSLANQEGVFVYYFNKVTPAMLCEAVDDMGFDATAADGLLNPSHVTSSIRSSASQASIGQSSVRFHADEDDMEKCFLVVRGMTCASCVATIEKNLIKVEGVKSVLVALMAQKAEVKYDPEYILPSQIATAIDDLGFSASVVEQEGDGQGVVELTITGMTCSSCVHLIESSLKKTPGILSATVALSTSTGKFVYDTEVTGPRTIIEAVKALGFDAFLLTDDDRKAARYDHRHDIRRWRNSFLLSLVFGIPAMTVMMYFMFSKPTHHHAVMGANDSNASTTPMPTNSDGHYQLMIMPGLSVENLLLFILATPVQFIGGRYFYIQAYKALKHRATNMDVLVVLATTISYTYSVIVVIVAMALEEAVSPVTFFETTPMLMVFIALGRWLEHIAKGKTSEALAKLLSLQASEAVLVDLDKEGNVIHEETIEVDLLHRGDYLKVVPGEKIPVDARVVQGSSTCDESLITGESMPVPKSVGNSVIGGSINQHGMLIIEATHVGADTTLSQIVKLVEEAQTSKAPIQNLADKIAGYFVPIVCTLSTVTLVCWVIIGYVDVRNIDPQFMEDGPVLRSEVIFQKAFQYAITVLSIACPCALGLATPTAVMVGTGVGATNGILIKGGEPLETTHKVKCVVFDKTGTITKGVPEVARVSLFVKENVCSFVKLLAIAGTAENSSEHPIAAAIVKYAKKTLATEALGKVTDFQAVPGCGLKCKVSQTETLLNNIDLAGVNNRKNQFGSMRIKIDSVSEGSGDSLSLQIENAMLMGAASSSTYEVLIGNREWMNRNGLLVSDAMDSVMTEHENQGHTAVLCAIDGVVTAMLAVADTVKSEAHLAVHCLKELGLQVILLTGDNQKTARAIAKQVGIRRVFAEVLPSHKVKKVKMLQKAGMKVAMVGDGVNDSPALAQANVGIAIGTGTDVAVEAADIVLIKNDLLDVYYAIKLSRMTVRRIRLNFLSASVYNIIGIPIAAGMFVPLGLSLKPWMASAAMAMSSVSVVSASLLLKLFHKPSKEKLLTQDYSKRYAEDQEYDNISLHRGLDEDNSGPRSSKQGSILSRLSNWRAITPGPDKRSLLDNDNPEDEIEMEETV; this is translated from the exons atggatcGAACCGTGGTGGTATCGATAGAGGGCATGACGTGCCAGTCATGTGtcaaaaacatcgaaaacaACATTGCAAAGGAGAAGGGGGTACTGGACATCAAG GTAATCCTTGAAGACAATGAAGCTACTATTAAGTACAGGCCATCTGAAACAAGCCCACCAGTTTTGGTAGAGAAGATAGACAACATGGGCTTTGAGGCCAAGATTAAGGACATTCAGGGGTCAGCATACTCTAGAGGAGATAACTCATCAGAAGCTGTCATTGATATTGTAGGGATGACCTGCATGTCCTGTGTCCACACGATAGAAAACAACATTGGCAAACTTGATGGCATCTACCATATTTCTGTCTCACTGGAAAAGAACTGCGCTGAAGTCACCTTCGATGCCCAGAAGCTGAATGCTTCAAAGATCAGTAGTGAGATTGATGAAATGGGCTTCGAGGCTAAAGTGCGACACAGCAACTCCAGAAACCTGGCAACAAGGATTCATGTGGAGGGAATGACATGTCAGTCATGCGTCCGCAATATTGAGTCCCACATTGGTCAAAAATTAGGAGTCATTGAAATCCGAGTATCTCTTGCAGACAAAGAAGCCTTCATCATCTATGACCCAAAAGGGACAAACCCTGATAAGCTTCGTGATGACATTGATGAAATGGGATTTGAAGCCTCCCTTCCCCCTGCTGATGTTGTGGATGAATTTGAGGCCATTGCATCCAGGAAGACGTCTGGAGAAGCTGAATGTGTCATTGATATAGAGGGCATGACGTGTGGCTcatgtgtgaaaaatattgaatctAACATTTCCAGCAAGCGAGGCATCAAAGGTATAAAGGTATCTCTAGAGAACAAGAATGGGGTTGTAAAGTATGATCCTTCAGTAACAGACGCAGGAAAGATAGCAGAAATGATTGATGACATGGGATTTGGTGCCACAGTTGCTGAAGGTGGTGGAAGTACAGAAGGACTGGCAACTGTACTGATCAACATCCGAGGCATGACATGCAATTCATGTGTGAAGACCATCGAAGGAAAGATGGCGGAGCATCCAGGGGTTAAGAATGTCAAGGTTTCCCTGGCCAATCAGGAAGGGGTGTTTGTTTACTACTTTAACAAGGTGACTCCAGCCATGTTGTGTGAAGCTGTGGATGATATGGGCTTTGACGCAACCGCTGCAG ATGGGCTACTGAATCCATCTCATGTTACCTCATCGATACGGAGTTCCGCCAGTCAGGCCAGCATTGGACAGTCCAGTGTCCGGTTCCATGCTGATGAGGATGACATGGAGAAGTGTTTCCTGGTCGTCCGGGGGATGACATGTGCATCATGCGTTGCCACCATTGAGAAGAACCTCATCAAAGTAGAAG GTGTGAAGAGTGTCCTGGTGGCACTGATGGCCCAGAAAGCTGAGGTGAAGTACGACCCAGAGTATATCCTCCCATCTCAAATCGCCACTGCCATTGACGACTTGGGATTTTCAGCCTCCGTGGTGGAGCAGGAAGGGGATGGTCAAGGTGTGGTGGAACTTACT aTAACTGGAATGACATGTTCGTCATGTGTTCACCTGATTGAGTCCAGCCTAAAAAAGACACCGGGTATACTCTCGGCTACTGTTGCCCTCTCCACATCCACCGGCAAGTTTGTGTATGACACAGAGGTCACAGGACCACGCACTATCATCGAAGCAGTCAAG GCTCTGGGGTTTGATGCTTTTCTTCTGACAGATGATGACAGGAAGGCAGCCAGATATGACCACCGACATGACATCCGACG ATGGCGTAACTCCTTCTTGTTGTCACTGGTGTTCGGCATCCCTGCGATGACCGTGATGATGTACTTCATGTTCTCGAAGCCCACGCATCACCATGCTGTCATGGGAGCCAATGACTCAAATGCTTCCACCACACCCATGCCGACAAATTCTGATGGCCATTACCAGTTGATGATTATGCCTGGTTTGTCGGTTGAGAACTTGCTTCTCTTCATCCTCGCAACCCCGGTTCAG TTTATTGGGGGTCGGTACTTCTACATACAAGCATACAAGGCACTAAAGCATCGAGCAACAAACATGGATGTCCTGGTTGTCTTAGCAACCACAATATCCTATACCTACTCTGTGATAGTCGTCATAGTTGCCATGGCACTGGAAGAAGCAGTTAGTCCAGTGACGTTCTTCGAGACAACCCCAATGTTGATGGTGTTCATAGCTCTTGGCAGATGGCTGGAACACATAGCTAAG GGCAAGACAAGTGAGGCCCTTGCTAAACTGTTGTCCCTCCAGGCATCAGAGGCTGTCCTGGTCGACCTGGACAAAGAGGGCAATGTCATCCACGAGGAGACCATAGAGGTGGATCTTCTACACAGGGGAGACTATCTCAAG GTGGTTCCTGGTGAGAAGATCCCAGTAGATGCCCGAGTGGTGCAGGGCTCTTCTACATGTGATGAATCTCTCATCACAGGCGAGAGCATGCCTGTACCCAAGTCTGTAG GGAACTCTGTGATTGGTGGATCAATCAATCAACATGGAATGTTGATTATCGAGGCCACCCATGTTGGGGCAGACACCACCCTCTCACAGATTGTCAAACTGGTGGAGGAAGCACAGACATCCAAG GCCCCAATACAGAACCTAGCAGATAAGATAGCCGGGTACTTCGTCCCCATTGTGTGCACCCTGTCTACCGTCACACTAGTCTGCTGGGTCATCATCGGATATGTGGATGTCAGAAACATAGATCCACAGTTTATG GAGGATGGTCCCGTATTGAGAAGTGAGGTGATATTCCAAAAAGCATTCCAGTATGCTATCACAGTACTCAGTATAGCGTGCCCCTGTGCCCTGGGTCTGGCCACGCCCACTGCAGTGATGGTAGGGACAGGTGTCGGTGCCACAAACGGTATCCTTATCAAGGGAGGCGAGCCACTGGAGACAACACACAAG GTTAAGTGTGTCGTGTTTGACAAGACTGGAACAATCACAAAGGGTGTGCCTGAGGTTGCCCGAGTTTCCCTGTTTGTAAAGGAGAATGTCTGCTCATTTGTCAAGCTCCTAGCTATTGCCGGGACAGCAGAAAACAGCAGCGAGCATCCCATAGCTGCAGCCATTGTCAAATACGCTAAAAAG ACTTTGGCCACAGAGGCGCTGGGGAAGGTAACAGATTTCCAAGCGGTGCCAGGATGTGGCCTCAAGTGTAAAGTGTCTCAGACAGAGACTTTGCTCAACAACATTGACTTGGCTGGTGTCAACAACCGCAAGAACCAGTTTGGAAGCATGCGCATCAAGATAGACAGTGTGTCTGAGGGGAGCGGTGATAGTTTGTCACTCCAGATAGAGA ATGCGATGCTGATGGGCGCTGCTTCCTCCAGTACATATGAAGTCCTTATTGGGAACCGTGAGTGGATGAACAGGAATGGCCTGCTCGTGAGTGATGCCATGGACAGTGTTATGACAGAGCATGAGAACCAGGGACACACAGCAGTACTCTGTGCCATCGATG GTGTGGTAACTGCAATGTTGGCGGTTGCTGATACAGTCAAGTCTGAAGCTCACCTGGCTGTACATTGTCTGAAGGAGTTAGGCCTGCAGGTAATACTCCTGACAGGTGACAACCAGAAGACAGCCAGGGCCATTGCTAAGCAG GTTGGAATAAGACGGGTGTTTGCTGAGGTGTTGCCATCACACAAGGTGAAGAAGGTGAAAATGTTGCAGAAGGCAGGAATGAAAGTTGCGATGGTTGGTGATGGTGTCAATGACTCACCCGCTTTGGCTCAAGCAAATGTTGGCATCGCCATCGGTACCGGCACCGATGTGGCAGTGGAAGCAGCAGACATTGTCCTCATCAAG AATGATCTGCTGGATGTGTACTATGCCATCAAGTTGTCCAGGATGACTGTCAGACGTATCCGACTCAACTTTCTCTCTGCCTCTGTTTACAACATCATTGGTATTCCTATTGCAGCAG
- the LOC137274664 gene encoding copper-transporting ATPase 1-like isoform X1 — protein MPGDAKMTWKKVASEEMDRTVVVSIEGMTCQSCVKNIENNIAKEKGVLDIKVILEDNEATIKYRPSETSPPVLVEKIDNMGFEAKIKDIQGSAYSRGDNSSEAVIDIVGMTCMSCVHTIENNIGKLDGIYHISVSLEKNCAEVTFDAQKLNASKISSEIDEMGFEAKVRHSNSRNLATRIHVEGMTCQSCVRNIESHIGQKLGVIEIRVSLADKEAFIIYDPKGTNPDKLRDDIDEMGFEASLPPADVVDEFEAIASRKTSGEAECVIDIEGMTCGSCVKNIESNISSKRGIKGIKVSLENKNGVVKYDPSVTDAGKIAEMIDDMGFGATVAEGGGSTEGLATVLINIRGMTCNSCVKTIEGKMAEHPGVKNVKVSLANQEGVFVYYFNKVTPAMLCEAVDDMGFDATAADGLLNPSHVTSSIRSSASQASIGQSSVRFHADEDDMEKCFLVVRGMTCASCVATIEKNLIKVEGVKSVLVALMAQKAEVKYDPEYILPSQIATAIDDLGFSASVVEQEGDGQGVVELTITGMTCSSCVHLIESSLKKTPGILSATVALSTSTGKFVYDTEVTGPRTIIEAVKALGFDAFLLTDDDRKAARYDHRHDIRRWRNSFLLSLVFGIPAMTVMMYFMFSKPTHHHAVMGANDSNASTTPMPTNSDGHYQLMIMPGLSVENLLLFILATPVQFIGGRYFYIQAYKALKHRATNMDVLVVLATTISYTYSVIVVIVAMALEEAVSPVTFFETTPMLMVFIALGRWLEHIAKGKTSEALAKLLSLQASEAVLVDLDKEGNVIHEETIEVDLLHRGDYLKVVPGEKIPVDARVVQGSSTCDESLITGESMPVPKSVGNSVIGGSINQHGMLIIEATHVGADTTLSQIVKLVEEAQTSKAPIQNLADKIAGYFVPIVCTLSTVTLVCWVIIGYVDVRNIDPQFMEDGPVLRSEVIFQKAFQYAITVLSIACPCALGLATPTAVMVGTGVGATNGILIKGGEPLETTHKVKCVVFDKTGTITKGVPEVARVSLFVKENVCSFVKLLAIAGTAENSSEHPIAAAIVKYAKKTLATEALGKVTDFQAVPGCGLKCKVSQTETLLNNIDLAGVNNRKNQFGSMRIKIDSVSEGSGDSLSLQIENAMLMGAASSSTYEVLIGNREWMNRNGLLVSDAMDSVMTEHENQGHTAVLCAIDGVVTAMLAVADTVKSEAHLAVHCLKELGLQVILLTGDNQKTARAIAKQVGIRRVFAEVLPSHKVKKVKMLQKAGMKVAMVGDGVNDSPALAQANVGIAIGTGTDVAVEAADIVLIKNDLLDVYYAIKLSRMTVRRIRLNFLSASVYNIIGIPIAAGMFVPLGLSLKPWMASAAMAMSSVSVVSASLLLKLFHKPSKEKLLTQDYSKRYAEDQEYDNISLHRGLDEDNSGPRSSKQGSILSRLSNWRAITPGPDKRSLLDNDNPEDEIEMEETV, from the exons atGCCAGGGGATGCCAAAATGACTTGGAAG AAAGTGgccagtgaagaaatggatcGAACCGTGGTGGTATCGATAGAGGGCATGACGTGCCAGTCATGTGtcaaaaacatcgaaaacaACATTGCAAAGGAGAAGGGGGTACTGGACATCAAG GTAATCCTTGAAGACAATGAAGCTACTATTAAGTACAGGCCATCTGAAACAAGCCCACCAGTTTTGGTAGAGAAGATAGACAACATGGGCTTTGAGGCCAAGATTAAGGACATTCAGGGGTCAGCATACTCTAGAGGAGATAACTCATCAGAAGCTGTCATTGATATTGTAGGGATGACCTGCATGTCCTGTGTCCACACGATAGAAAACAACATTGGCAAACTTGATGGCATCTACCATATTTCTGTCTCACTGGAAAAGAACTGCGCTGAAGTCACCTTCGATGCCCAGAAGCTGAATGCTTCAAAGATCAGTAGTGAGATTGATGAAATGGGCTTCGAGGCTAAAGTGCGACACAGCAACTCCAGAAACCTGGCAACAAGGATTCATGTGGAGGGAATGACATGTCAGTCATGCGTCCGCAATATTGAGTCCCACATTGGTCAAAAATTAGGAGTCATTGAAATCCGAGTATCTCTTGCAGACAAAGAAGCCTTCATCATCTATGACCCAAAAGGGACAAACCCTGATAAGCTTCGTGATGACATTGATGAAATGGGATTTGAAGCCTCCCTTCCCCCTGCTGATGTTGTGGATGAATTTGAGGCCATTGCATCCAGGAAGACGTCTGGAGAAGCTGAATGTGTCATTGATATAGAGGGCATGACGTGTGGCTcatgtgtgaaaaatattgaatctAACATTTCCAGCAAGCGAGGCATCAAAGGTATAAAGGTATCTCTAGAGAACAAGAATGGGGTTGTAAAGTATGATCCTTCAGTAACAGACGCAGGAAAGATAGCAGAAATGATTGATGACATGGGATTTGGTGCCACAGTTGCTGAAGGTGGTGGAAGTACAGAAGGACTGGCAACTGTACTGATCAACATCCGAGGCATGACATGCAATTCATGTGTGAAGACCATCGAAGGAAAGATGGCGGAGCATCCAGGGGTTAAGAATGTCAAGGTTTCCCTGGCCAATCAGGAAGGGGTGTTTGTTTACTACTTTAACAAGGTGACTCCAGCCATGTTGTGTGAAGCTGTGGATGATATGGGCTTTGACGCAACCGCTGCAG ATGGGCTACTGAATCCATCTCATGTTACCTCATCGATACGGAGTTCCGCCAGTCAGGCCAGCATTGGACAGTCCAGTGTCCGGTTCCATGCTGATGAGGATGACATGGAGAAGTGTTTCCTGGTCGTCCGGGGGATGACATGTGCATCATGCGTTGCCACCATTGAGAAGAACCTCATCAAAGTAGAAG GTGTGAAGAGTGTCCTGGTGGCACTGATGGCCCAGAAAGCTGAGGTGAAGTACGACCCAGAGTATATCCTCCCATCTCAAATCGCCACTGCCATTGACGACTTGGGATTTTCAGCCTCCGTGGTGGAGCAGGAAGGGGATGGTCAAGGTGTGGTGGAACTTACT aTAACTGGAATGACATGTTCGTCATGTGTTCACCTGATTGAGTCCAGCCTAAAAAAGACACCGGGTATACTCTCGGCTACTGTTGCCCTCTCCACATCCACCGGCAAGTTTGTGTATGACACAGAGGTCACAGGACCACGCACTATCATCGAAGCAGTCAAG GCTCTGGGGTTTGATGCTTTTCTTCTGACAGATGATGACAGGAAGGCAGCCAGATATGACCACCGACATGACATCCGACG ATGGCGTAACTCCTTCTTGTTGTCACTGGTGTTCGGCATCCCTGCGATGACCGTGATGATGTACTTCATGTTCTCGAAGCCCACGCATCACCATGCTGTCATGGGAGCCAATGACTCAAATGCTTCCACCACACCCATGCCGACAAATTCTGATGGCCATTACCAGTTGATGATTATGCCTGGTTTGTCGGTTGAGAACTTGCTTCTCTTCATCCTCGCAACCCCGGTTCAG TTTATTGGGGGTCGGTACTTCTACATACAAGCATACAAGGCACTAAAGCATCGAGCAACAAACATGGATGTCCTGGTTGTCTTAGCAACCACAATATCCTATACCTACTCTGTGATAGTCGTCATAGTTGCCATGGCACTGGAAGAAGCAGTTAGTCCAGTGACGTTCTTCGAGACAACCCCAATGTTGATGGTGTTCATAGCTCTTGGCAGATGGCTGGAACACATAGCTAAG GGCAAGACAAGTGAGGCCCTTGCTAAACTGTTGTCCCTCCAGGCATCAGAGGCTGTCCTGGTCGACCTGGACAAAGAGGGCAATGTCATCCACGAGGAGACCATAGAGGTGGATCTTCTACACAGGGGAGACTATCTCAAG GTGGTTCCTGGTGAGAAGATCCCAGTAGATGCCCGAGTGGTGCAGGGCTCTTCTACATGTGATGAATCTCTCATCACAGGCGAGAGCATGCCTGTACCCAAGTCTGTAG GGAACTCTGTGATTGGTGGATCAATCAATCAACATGGAATGTTGATTATCGAGGCCACCCATGTTGGGGCAGACACCACCCTCTCACAGATTGTCAAACTGGTGGAGGAAGCACAGACATCCAAG GCCCCAATACAGAACCTAGCAGATAAGATAGCCGGGTACTTCGTCCCCATTGTGTGCACCCTGTCTACCGTCACACTAGTCTGCTGGGTCATCATCGGATATGTGGATGTCAGAAACATAGATCCACAGTTTATG GAGGATGGTCCCGTATTGAGAAGTGAGGTGATATTCCAAAAAGCATTCCAGTATGCTATCACAGTACTCAGTATAGCGTGCCCCTGTGCCCTGGGTCTGGCCACGCCCACTGCAGTGATGGTAGGGACAGGTGTCGGTGCCACAAACGGTATCCTTATCAAGGGAGGCGAGCCACTGGAGACAACACACAAG GTTAAGTGTGTCGTGTTTGACAAGACTGGAACAATCACAAAGGGTGTGCCTGAGGTTGCCCGAGTTTCCCTGTTTGTAAAGGAGAATGTCTGCTCATTTGTCAAGCTCCTAGCTATTGCCGGGACAGCAGAAAACAGCAGCGAGCATCCCATAGCTGCAGCCATTGTCAAATACGCTAAAAAG ACTTTGGCCACAGAGGCGCTGGGGAAGGTAACAGATTTCCAAGCGGTGCCAGGATGTGGCCTCAAGTGTAAAGTGTCTCAGACAGAGACTTTGCTCAACAACATTGACTTGGCTGGTGTCAACAACCGCAAGAACCAGTTTGGAAGCATGCGCATCAAGATAGACAGTGTGTCTGAGGGGAGCGGTGATAGTTTGTCACTCCAGATAGAGA ATGCGATGCTGATGGGCGCTGCTTCCTCCAGTACATATGAAGTCCTTATTGGGAACCGTGAGTGGATGAACAGGAATGGCCTGCTCGTGAGTGATGCCATGGACAGTGTTATGACAGAGCATGAGAACCAGGGACACACAGCAGTACTCTGTGCCATCGATG GTGTGGTAACTGCAATGTTGGCGGTTGCTGATACAGTCAAGTCTGAAGCTCACCTGGCTGTACATTGTCTGAAGGAGTTAGGCCTGCAGGTAATACTCCTGACAGGTGACAACCAGAAGACAGCCAGGGCCATTGCTAAGCAG GTTGGAATAAGACGGGTGTTTGCTGAGGTGTTGCCATCACACAAGGTGAAGAAGGTGAAAATGTTGCAGAAGGCAGGAATGAAAGTTGCGATGGTTGGTGATGGTGTCAATGACTCACCCGCTTTGGCTCAAGCAAATGTTGGCATCGCCATCGGTACCGGCACCGATGTGGCAGTGGAAGCAGCAGACATTGTCCTCATCAAG AATGATCTGCTGGATGTGTACTATGCCATCAAGTTGTCCAGGATGACTGTCAGACGTATCCGACTCAACTTTCTCTCTGCCTCTGTTTACAACATCATTGGTATTCCTATTGCAGCAG